In the Anastrepha obliqua isolate idAnaObli1 chromosome 1, idAnaObli1_1.0, whole genome shotgun sequence genome, one interval contains:
- the LOC129245546 gene encoding uncharacterized protein LOC129245546: protein MLLPSGRSNSDVHPIQTTQKPQLLTRISSPQLTINVTNKLESVHTTTAEGTNSTELATSKAVKTETGALSLSPGSQSENATNCSVHPADIPGFPTLLGSTAVATAAAVSVLGSAENWEEIDRHLKILQEKLKNDWTVHVAKEGRLYYCNHVTQTSGWLPSSEDWSINEELPYGWERAVDSKGRTYYINHLNKTSTYEAPESIRWGENPPEPRMVILQRSPTLGFGFVAGSERPVIVRFVTDGGPSMNKLQPGDHILVVNGEDVKEAPRDHVIQLVRACESQVTLMVCQPAHNLAPGRKSTLLSAGKRAKLRTRPSRVRFAESVCVNGSPLFPASAFSLGDICVPPMANVLKVFLENGQTKSFKYDATTSVQDVVGSLLDKLCLSTGEIFSLVLEHVKSLKRNKLTLLDPEESLARIAARPGAHKLRCLFRITFVPISAAGLAQKDLNALDYLYMQCCNDVTQERFAPELQPEVALRLAALHMHQHALANNVSPTKLTVKVVEREFGLERFVPISLFEGMKRKELRRLISHFLKLNAEMTGSSTKVLTQLQAKLHYLDIIASLPSYGAKCFSTNQREGVERVLLLSPRFGLSQISSIRNSVPQPISAIEDFSHVVVSRDDDVTCNVAIFMQGDKVVRFSMEDRDACEFSLVLAGYHRLLTGKKLPVEREREQYNEDNAPSYLAQHTVLPANWSYLLPFHNRAHSINFLMAPPYHPIKKNLTLSAIENQELGGPIDTSNNHCDRNMNSSNVADSNQKPNNMPFVSNAAMDLDIHSVMATELLEEAKDSGMSDSSGGGSNYCERSNCSNTNAFIEAKNKEVLRRVHEMQKMVESSEQYLNEQGELVPEYAARHKSAVNCNFYGSINSWQNELLNTEQNSNKTGAAIEFDSDCDSINSSKVSSTEDTPQPGALKHSDSLVLLAEAINQDLNGITQSLNSIGGNHQELTINISSISAACSPRPERKFNNFGQLLSNLQANTDFSQSESDSESVNSPTNSPTARRPIKLCSSERRNSHKQNLAYRSSFGLHSPDGSNFGPDTKDYNLKEYLKQLKEISNVEDENHDTDVAAKQLSEIYGFEIRGDTFIETDADLIDLRAIPPPRTPDELDSISLLNAAPQGFDDGSKRISMADVDGDLDKFLAKVVVAPPTQRATPAKELTPEEIMSFIIPPPPNLEEFENFKQNKSVPQEPTENLYSNSVLEKRELFTKSSKRVDTNRPLKQGKLRDINMGGGGHVIEYATVERKGKFSCCPKSAKEGSAENVPESTEIGLKLPPRSKSVDKPPVRPPKSAELIQRFSPKKQQSTTDFIQQPVQNFSRPEAASLGEKPPTLPPRVCTSSRVEETSSTPSVSEAPQKPPLPPIANRPTPRNTSVNITNSINGNISPVPPLTPLRVLPSSNPSSKLHEHCPSIPPSNGHQRSNSDYPSAYLHNPATDKRPPLSLLYSPQMARKMQNPGPVAVPLNPNISHKFSEKYIIKNGHVIDSEALLAKTDIAMAGLLVRLDQVAAQCSAAQLAGGGTSIDEDKFQRARNELTEQTLVLVTASKFLVVAMSDMTLSTLPEHLTSCLTAIRRITELTQDMTRHTSSPLQTRNIVLKVHDVASSFRELVGVQIGPLGAGQLALQAECLANVLATLLRSLRVFSP, encoded by the exons ATGTTATTGCCTTCGGGGCGCTCAAACAGCGATGTTCATCCTATACAAACCACACAAAAGCCGCAACTCTTAACAAGAATATCATCACCACAATTGACTATCAACGTCACAAATAAATTGGAAAGCGTTCACACAACAACCGCGGAAGGAACAAATAGTACTGAGCTAGCAACATCAAAAGCAGTGAAAACTGAAACGGGCGCACTTTCCTTATCGCCAGGTAGTCAAAGTGAAAATGCGACCAATTGCAGCGTACATCCCGCCGACATTCCCGGTTTCCCAACCTTGTTAGGCAGTACGGCTGTAGCGACGGCGGCAGCTGTGTCAGTTTTGGGCAGTGCCGAAAATTGGGAAGAAATCGATCGACATTTGAAAATACTGCAGGAAAAGCTAAAAAATGACTGGACTGTGCACGTGGCCAAAGAGGGACGACTATATTATTGCAA TCATGTAACACAGACATCCGGTTGGTTGCCATCCTCTGAAGATTGGAGCATAAACGAGGAGCTCCCATATGGTTGGGAAAGAGCTGTAGACTCGAAAGGGCGAACATACTATATTAA tcatttaaataaaacatcaaccTATGAGGCACCTGAAAGTATTCGGTGGGGCGAAAATCCACCAGAGCCAAGGATGGTTATTCTTCAGCGCAGTCCTACCCTAGGCTTCGGGTTTGTTGCTGGCAGTGAACGACCAGTGATAGTACGTTTCGTCACGGATGGTGGACCTAGCATGAACAAG cTTCAACCAGGAGACCACATTCTCGTCGTAAACGGAGAGGACGTAAAAGAGGCTCCTCGTGATCATGTTATTCAGCTAGTACGAGCGTGTGAATCCCAAGTGACTTTAATGGTGTGTCAACCGGCGCATAACTTAGCACCCGGCCGTAAATCTACACTCCTCTCAGCGGGGAAGCGTGCGAAATTACGGACGCGGCCAAGTCGAGTACGCTTTGCCGAGAGCGTCTGTGTTAATGGATCTCCATTGTTTCCA GCATCTGCATTCTCTTTGGGCGACATTTGTGTGCCGCCTATGGCAAATGTGCTCAAAGTATTCCTGGAAAATGGCCAAACAAAGTCATTCAAGTATGATGCGACGACCTCTGTGCAG GATGTGGTAGGCTCCCTTCTGGACAAGCTGTGCCTCTCCACAGGCGAAATATTTAGCCTCGTACTGGAGCATGTGAAAAGTTTGAAGCGGAATAAACTCACACTACTCGATCCTGAGGAATCACTGGCCCGc ATCGCTGCGCGCCCCGGTGCCCATAAGCTGCGATGCCTATTTCGGATAACTTTTGTGCCAATATCTGCTGCGGGTTTGGCTCAGAAGGATTTGAATGCACTGGATTATTTGTACATGCAGTGCTGTAATGATGTTACTCAAGAACGTTTTGCTCCAGAACTTCAGCCAGAAGTCGCATTGAGACTAGCCGCATTGCATATGCATCAACACGCATTGGCCAATAACGTTTCACCAACAAAATTGACTGTGAAGGTTGTCGA ACGTGAATTTGGCTTGGAAAGATTTGTGCCCATATCTCTATTCGAAGGAATGAAACGAAAAGAGCTTAGACGCTTGATATCCcactttttaaaattgaatgcgGAGATGACAGGCTCTTCAACCAAAGTTTTAACACAGCTCCAG gcaaAATTACACTACTTAGACATTATTGCAAGCTTGCCAAGTTACGGCGCTAAATGCTTTAGTACAAACCAAAGAGAAGGTGTCGAGCGTGTTCTGCTTCTTAGCCCACGATTTGGCTTAAGCCAAATATCCAGCATAAGAAATTCGGTG CCTCAGCCCATATCCGCTATTGAGGACTTTAGTCATGTCGTTGTCAGCAGGGACGATGACGTGACATGCAATGTAGCGATTTTTATGCAAGGAGATAAGGTTGTAAGATTTTCGATGGAGGACCGCGATGCATGCGAATTCTCACTAGTTTTGGCCGGGTATCATCGTTTGCTAACAG gAAAGAAGCTCCCAGTAGAACGAGAAAGGGAACAATATAACGAAGACAATGCACCGTCGTATTTAGCACAACACACTGTGCTCCCGGCAAATTGGAGTTATTTATTGCCATTTCACAATAGAGCACATAGCATAAATTTCCTTATGGCTCCTCCCTATCAtccaataaagaaaaatctaactTTGTCAGCAATCGAAAATCAGGAGTTGGGTGGACCCATTGATACCAGCAACAACCATTGCGATCGCAATATGAACTCTTCAAACGTTGCCGATAGtaaccaaaaaccaaataatatgCCATTTGTTAGTAATGCTGCAATGGATCTGGATATTCATAGTGTTATGGCGACGGAATTACTAGAGGAAGCGAAGGACTCCGGTATGAGCGACAGCAGTGGCGGTGGTAGCAATTATTGTGAGCGATCGAACTGCTCGAACACAAATGCTTTTATTGAGGCTAAAAATAAGGAGGTGCTAAGGCGCGTTCACGAAATGCAAAAGATGGTGGAAAGCTCTGAACAATATTTAAATGAGCAGGGTGAGTTGGTTCCAGAGTACGCTGCTCGGCATAAGTCCGCTGTTAATTGCAACTTTTATGGTAGCATAAATTCTTGGCAAAATGAGTTGTTGAACACGGagcaaaactcaaataaaacagGAGCTGCTATTGAGTTCGATAGCGATTGTGATAGCATTAACAGTAGTAAAGTGTCATCAACAGAGGATACCCCGCAGCCAGGAGCGCTTAAACATAGCGATTCCTTAGTACTTTTGGCAGAAGCGATAAACCAAGACTTAAATGGTATTACCCAGAGTTTGAACTCTATCGGTGGTAACCATCAGGAGCTAACAATAAACATTTCAAGTATCAGTGCAGCTTGTAGTCCACGTCCagaacgaaaatttaataatttcgggCAATTATTAAGCAACCTGCAAGCAAATACCGATTTTTCACAAAGCGAAAGTGATTCTGAATCGGTTAACTCTCCGACAAATTCGCCCACAGCTCGTCGACCAATAAAATTGTGTTCTAGTGAAAGGAGAAACAGCCATAAACAGAATTTAGCATATCGTAGCAGTTTTGGCTTACACAGTCCCGACGGCAGCAATTTCGGTCCGGATACCAAAGACTATAATTTGAAAGAGTACTTGAAGCAACTGAAAGAGATAAGCAATGTTGAAGATGAAAATCACGATACAGATGTAGCTGCAAAACAACTCTCGGAAATATATGGTTTTGAAATACGTGGAGACACTTTTATTGAAACTGATGCCGACTTAATAGATTTACGCGCCATACCACCTCCACGTACTCCTGATGAATTAGATTCGATTTCCTTACTAAATGCAGCACCACAGGGATTTGATGATGGATCCAAAAGGATATCAATGGCCGATGTTGACGGCGATCTGGATAAATTTTTAGCGAAGGTGGTTGTTGCGCCGCCGACTCAGAGAGCAACGCCAGCAAAAGAATTAACACCAGAAGAAATAATGTCCTTTATTATTCCACCACCCCCTAACCTAGAggaatttgaaaactttaagcAGAATAAGAGTGTGCCACAAGAACCAACTGAAAATCTTTACAGCAATTCTGTATTAGAAAAAAGAGAATTGTTTACAAAATCTTCCAAACGAGTTGATACAAACAGACCTCTAAAGCAGGGCAAATTAAGAGATATTAATATGGGTGGAGGAGGACATGTTATCGAGTATGCAACAGTTGAACGCAAAGGCAAGTTCTCATGTTGTCCAAAATCTGCAAAGGAAGGGAGTGCTGAAAATGTACCAGAATCTACGGAAATTGGCCTGAAGTTACCACCACGTTCGAAATCTGTAGATAAACCACCCGTGCGACCACCTAAAAGTGCAGAGTTAATTCAACGATTTTCCCCAAAGAAACAGCAAAGCACAACTGATTTCATACAACAACCAGTACAAAACTTTTCGAGACCAGAAGCAGCATCACTAGGGGAGAAACCACCCACACTACCGCCAAGAGTTTGTACTTCGAGTCGCGTTGAGGAAACTAGTTCCACTCCATCGGTGAGTGAAGCCCCGCAAAAACCACCATTGCCACCAATAGCCAACCGTCCCACTCCAAGAAATACGTCAGTTAATATAACCAATTCCATCAATGGAAATATTTCACCAGTTCCGCCACTTACACCATTACGGGTTCTTCCTAGCTCAAACCCCTCCAGCAAATTACATGAGCATTGCCCTAGTATCCCACCATCCAATGGCCATCAAAGATCCAACAGCGATTATCCCTCGGCCTATCTTCATAATCCAGCTACTGATAAACGTCCTCCACTCTCTTTGCTATATTCCCCACAAATGGCACGAAAAATGCAAAATCCTGGACCTGTCGCCGTACCATTGAATCCTAACATATCACACAAATtcagtgaaaaatatattataaaaaacggACACGTTATTGACAGCGAGGCATTATTGGCCAAAACCGACATAGCAATGGCAGGACTATTAGTGAGACTGGATCAAGTAGCCGCACAGTGTTCAGCAGCGCAACTCGCTGGTGGTGGCACTAGTATCGACGAGGACAAATTCCAGCGGGCGCGAAATGAACTGACCGAGCAAACGTTAGTGTTGGTGACTGCCTCAAAGTTTTTAGTGGTAGCTATGTCAGACATGACTTTATCAACGTTGCCAGAACACCTTACATCATGCCTAACAGCGATCCGACGTATTACTGAACTCACACAAGATATGACGCGCCACACCTCGTCACCTCTACAAACTCGAAACATTGTGCTGAAAGTGCATGATGTGGCATCCAGCTTCAGAGAATTAGTAGGCGTACAAATTGGTCCGCTGGGCGCCGGACAACTTGCGCTACAGGCTGAGTGCTTGGCGAACGTATTAGCCACATTACTAAGGAGCTTACGAGTATTCTCACCATGA